Proteins encoded together in one Plasmodium cynomolgi strain B DNA, chromosome 9, whole genome shotgun sequence window:
- a CDS encoding ABC transporter (putative): protein MKELIESVLQLIDPDEETEVYLRERINDEKHIIQKKGVDYLYDLVSTFSDEKIKKSTVADIFNKHMKRENGSKSALGEGCPNGETKQGNAKQKHEEEGVDERGEGGEEDEKDIDLKILTIYEKLNSINYLEAEKEASKILCGLGFDSNLQKKKVNSLSGGMRMRLCLSRILFSNNDIILLDEPTNHLDIYTIQFLIDYIKKLNKTCIIVSHDRDFLNEVCTDIIHFHQKQLTYYSGNYDQFEKTRVEHLLQQQREHDSIEMKKKHVQKFIDRFRCNSKRAALVQSRIKLLNKLPVVNLEKEETPFSFSFLEPFYTSNVLIRLKNISFKNEMFKNLQIKKNANIIIADTVEDTNGKVNEKSHNGTKGEDETTARSDDYQFRHEFLFKNATFEVDMDSRIAICGVNGSGKTTLIKIILNLIDTFEGELHVSNKANIGYYSQYHVDSLNPIFNSIQQLQYNYSNKNIKEEEAIKYFNKFNIPTNVLYEPIYVLSGGQKSKLALAILAYKNPNILILDEPSNHLDIESVQALIVALNLYKGGLIIISHDTYLIKHVADEIYHINNLTKELIKIDYDFDKYAKLLLENKI, encoded by the exons ATGAAGGAACTCATAGAGAGTGTGCTCCAGCTAATCGACCCAGATGAAGAAACGGAGGTGTACTTGCGAGAAAGGATAAACGATGAAAAGCACATAATtcagaaaaagggggtagATTACTTGTACGACTTGGTCTCTACCTTCtcggatgaaaaaataaagaagagcACCGTTGcagatatttttaacaaacatatgaaaagagaaaatggA agcAAGTCGGCTCTCGGTGAGGGATGTCCAAACGGAGAAACTAAGCAGGGGAATGCGAAGCAGAAACACGAGGAGGAAGGGGTGGacgaaaggggagaaggGGGCGAAGAGGACGAAAAAGACATCGACCTAAAGATACTAACCATTTATGAAAAACTGAACAGCATTAACTACTTAGAAGCGGAAAAGGAAGCCAGCAAAATTTTGTGTGGGCTAGGTTTTGACTCAAATttgcagaagaaaaaagtcaACTCCCTCAGCGGAGGCATGAGAATGAGACTCTGTCTAAGCCGCATTCTCTTCAGCAACAATGATATAATATTGCTAGATGAACCGACGAACCATCTGGATATCTACAccatacaatttttgatagattatataaaaaaattaaataagaCGTGCATTATTGTCTCCCATGATAGAGATTTTCTAAATGAAGTTTGCACcgatattattcattttcatCAGAAGCAGTTAACCTATTATTCTGGAAATTATGACCAGTTTGAAAAAACTAGAGTAGAACATCTACTGCAACAACAGAGAGAACATGATTCCatcgaaatgaagaaaaaacacgTGCAGAAATTTATAGACAGATTTAGGTGCAACTCAAAAAGAGCAGCTTTGGTCCAAAGTAgaataaaacttttaaacaaattaccTGTAGTAAATttagaaaaggaagaaactccattcagcttttcctttttggaacCCTTTTACACATCCAATGTGCTCATACGgctcaaaaatatttcctttaaaaatgaaatgtttaaaaatttacaaataaaaaagaacgcaaatattattatagcAGATACTGTGGAAGACACGAACGGGAAAGTTAACGAGAAGTCACACAACGGCACCAAAGGGGAAGATGAAACTACAGCACGTAGCGATGATTATCAGTTTAGacatgaatttttatttaaaaatgctaCCTTCGAAGTAGACATGGACTCTAGAATTGCCATATGTGGGGTTAATGGAAGTGGAAAAACGacattaattaaaattattttaaaccTAATAGACACTTTCGAGGGGGAGTTACATGTGAGCAATAAGGCCAATATCGGTTACTACTCCCAGTATCATGTAGACAGCTTAAATCCCATCTTTAACTCCATTCAGCAGCTGCAGTACAATTATtccaacaaaaatataaaagaagaagaagctatAAAATActtcaacaaatttaacaTTCCGACGAACGTCTTATACGAACCAATTTATGTCCTTTCTGGAGGCCAGAAAAGCAAATTGGCACTAGCCATTTTGGCTTATAAAAAtccaaatatattaattcttGATGAACCGTCCAATCACCTTGACATTGAATCTGTCCAAGCTTTAATTGTAGCCTTAAATTTGTACAAGGGAGGACTCATTATTATTAGTCACGATACGTATTTGATAAAACATGTAGCAGATGAAATATATCACATAAACAACCTAACGAAGGAGTTGATTAAAATTGACTATGACTTCGATAAATATGCCAAGTTGCTCCTGGAAAATAAGATATAG
- a CDS encoding hypothetical protein (putative) — protein MSFLLTVKRYSKILNWKHDTYYASLMNKYVYFDEFMRFCNDNKDQFSKRDIIASLTYIHHMKKVDLLSPVFNSYNDFICSNINIFRTNISTLVHRYAILGHTKSLLFIYENVLKNNIINYDNKSISLIAWSYAKNNFYLSDLFIEINKILRACIKTMTLHELSLIAWAYSKINRLPPLEMVCLKNRVYQLLNSLDEELNAAAKNSTTEGDYINGQSVNIKEKGTECERLECAKNESQVKGSHSYYDSATDDFNERNGRNEMERHEHGLESTYEDNDENKIDIHGCRKNLSQDICMIMKSYAIMNRTDPFFFFFLFNFIIKNIKNNKIMITAQGITSIWVCLIEYDIKNKNVIEYALELSRFLRLDHTVNSSMMHEIVTSIHKLKIKDRRILYHLFYHLKRKCINMHVQHLYDIIINLQEMKINDDDLWKQFGVAIQKKAIDLELTQIKKLHNIFTTNGKGNDRILGVLDTFIQIKEDINAYGPI, from the exons ATGAGTTTTTTACTGACCGTAAAGCGATAttctaaaattttaaattggaAACATGATACCTATTATGCAAGTTTGATGAACAAATACGTATATTTTGATGAATTCATGAGATTTTGCAATGACAACAAAg ATCAATTCAGCAAAAGGGATATTATAGCCTCGTTAACGTACATTCACCACATGAAAAAAGTTGACTTACTATCTCCAGTTTTTAACAGTTATAATGACTTCATATGTAGTAACATAAACATTTTTAGAACAAACATAAGCACACTTGTGCACAG ATACGCAATTTTGGGACACACGAAATCTCTTCTATTTATTTACGAAAATGTGCTAAAAAACAACATTATAAACTATGACAATAAGTCGATTAGCTTAATAGCCTGGAGttacgcaaaaaataacttttacTTGTCCGACCTTTTTATCGAAATTAATAAGATATTGCGTGCATGTATTAAAACAATGACCCTCCATGAATTATCACTGATAGCATGGGCATATTCTAAGATAAACAGATTGCCCCCTTTAGAAATGGTGTGTCTGAAAAATAGAGTATATCAATTGTTAAATTCATTAGACGAAGAGTTAAATGCTGCTGCAAAAAATAGCACAACTGAAGGGGATTATATAAACGGCCAAAGTGTGAatataaaggaaaagggCACAGAATGTGAAAGACTGGAATGTGCGAAAAATGAATCTCAGGTGAAAGGTAGCCATTCTTATTATGACAGTGCTACGGATGATTTTAACGAACGGAACGGAAGAAACGAAATGGAACGACATGAACACGGCTTAGAAAGCACGTATGAAGATAATGATGAGAATAAAATAGACATACATGGCTGTAGAAAGAACTTAAGCCAAGATATCTGCATGATCATGAAATCGTATGCTATTATGAATAGAACCgatccttttttctttttctttttattcaattttatcataaagaatataaaaaacaataaaatcaTGATAACAGCTCAAGGAATAACCAGCATTTGGGTGTGCTTAATTGaatatgatataaaaaataaaaacgtaatTGAATATGCACTAGAATTATCCCGATTTTTAAGACTTGACCACACTGTGAATAGCTCAATGATGCATGAAATTGTTACTAGTAtccataaattaaaaataaaagatagacgaattttatatcatttattttatcatttaaaaaggaagtgtATCAATATGCATGTTCAACATCTATATGACAtcataataaatttacaagaaatgaaaattaatgATGATGACTTGTGGAAGCAATTTGGGGTTgctatacaaaaaaaggccatTGACTTAGAATTAACGCAAATAAAGAAGTTACATAACATTTTTACTACcaatggaaaaggaaacgaTAGAATTTTAGGGGTTCTTGACACGTTTATTCAAATAAAGGAGGATATTAATGCCTATGGGCCCATTTGA
- a CDS encoding 3-phosphoinositide dependent protein kinase-1 (putative) has product MKKGFLLNKNIYDIEEKVIKDEKDTTNRKYRKDDFEIYMHIGSGNFSEVFMVNRMNIINSLLAEKHTMTKLNVPGHTNVIKLIDTFKDKENVYLLYEYADYELWEFLKTRSVGIDETITVNIILQMVHALEYIHKNNIIHRDLKCENFLINKDGTIKLIDFGTSKDLDNVPMQTVKPEPSEEDTELRKFVLKKTNNNNVKEENFKREHPPENGNILSDVEVNGKCLDDNDEDTDDNNDKNDNKDNSDNNDSNGNNEKIDERLKDGNPKKCVLKELKNNEMCEINNKIVPKENDDHLNVLKSNKYPIDTNKHNYRIKKTFDNYVGTANFMPPEALTNKCSGKARDLWSLGCTIYQLVTGIVPFDGSTEWFIYNKIKKKEIKYPPLMSSELADLIEKLIAVNPEERLGFKKGCTEILQHPYFQKYNYSSLNFKIPQISESEKIYTNVINKYREYAIEKRTQRQNDNNSCEETSKKIKKMKRDLLNIIKFDTVCYSEENESTVIKKKIAETINFFLQEFLEQEKREVQEAEKWLQRFSSK; this is encoded by the exons atgaaaaaagggtttTTACTGAACAAAAACATCTACGatattgaagaaaaagtaataaaagatgaaaaagatACTACGAATAGAAAATACCGCAAAGATgattttgaaatatatatgcacataggAAGTGGTAACTTCAGTGAAGTTTTCATG gTTAATAGAATGAACATAATTAATTCTCTCTTGGCAGAGAAACATACCATGACAAAGCTAAATGTCCCAGGGCATACAAATGTTATTAAGTTAATTGACACTTTTAAAGACAAAGAAAATGTGTACTTATTGTACGAGTATGCTGATTATGAATTAtgggaatttttaaaaactcgcAGTGTTGGAATTGACGAAACTATAACAGTTAACATAATACTTCAAATGGTTCACGCGTTAGAGTACATACATAAGAATAACATAATACATAGAGACTTAAAGTGTGAAAACTTTCTTATAAATAAAGATGGGACAATCAAATTGATTGATTTTGGCACATCTAAAGATTTAGATAATGTACCCATGCAAACAGTGAAGCCCGAACCCTCAGAAGAAGACACGGAATTGCGTAaatttgtattaaaaaaaacaaataataataatgtaaaagaagaaaacttCAAACGTGAACATCCTCCGGAAAATGGCAACATTTTAAGTGATGTAGAAGTGAATGGAAAATGTTTAGATGATAATGATGAAGACACCGATGATAACAACGACAAGAATGATAACAAAGATAATAGCGATAACAACGATAGCAACggtaataatgaaaaaatcgatGAAAGATTGAAAGACGGAAATCCCAAAAAATGTGTCCTTAAAGAACTGAAGAACAATGAAATGTGcgaaattaataataaaatagtgCCGAAAGAAAATGACGAtcatttaaatgttttaaaaagtaacaaataTCCAATAGATACAAATAAACACAActatagaataaaaaaaacgttcgaTAACTATGTTGGAACTGCAAATTTTATGCCCCCAGAGGCATTAACTAATAAATGTAGTGGAAAAGCCCGGGATTTATGGAGTCTTGGATGTACTATCTACCAGTTAGTGACAGGAATAGTCCCATTTGATGGTTCTACCGAATGGTTCatttataacaaaataaagaaaaaagaaatcaaatATCCACCTTTAATGTCATCTGAATTAGCAGatttaatagaaaaattaatagcTGTTAATCCAGAAGAAAGGTTGGGGtttaaaaaagggtgcaCAGAAATTTTACAGCATCcctattttcaaaaatataattatagctcattaaattttaagaTACCACAAATATCGgaatcagaaaaaatttatacaaaCGTAATAAACAAGTATCGCGAATATGCAATTGAAAAAAGGACACAAAGACAAAATGATAACAACTCGTGTGAAGAAACTagtaaaaagataaaaaaaatgaaaagggacttgttaaatataattaaatttgatACTGTGTGTTACAGTGAAGAAAACGAATCAACagttataaagaaaaaaattgcagagaccattaatttcttccttcaagAATTTCTCGAACAGGAGAAACGTGAAGTacaagaagcagaaaaatggTTACAACGATTCAGtagtaaataa
- a CDS encoding hypothetical protein (putative) yields MKGVKRICLAILSFISLANSHVIDESIHLLPLDNNLLHVKLKLIVNGKSYKENFLPINVLKILNYVKSLKINIKRGVYRNYYNNKYLDNYPFGFTLAVELKERQKDSDYYREKEKGEFSKDEMFLLRQLMNDIWSITGIATNLIKIKNLIKVHNEIFAFLPDESICIEHFSLLKKLYPCKTFGGLFNALSPTYLISKRMSNIGFELHDNNENLLVLYVDYITEHDHKKDVNVVDLINSKYNPNECPLVDRTAILVKKKEENVVSTVFEKYGTINLVYDNINLYNIVQNGKPNILEEYINVRILKEEVNSMITADIRKKQSSLLYVFQNLNTKSNSDFLFVDKLPYYLSPLKHTMMIQGRGPVENSQTNENCNFTFFGYNAIKNFNIKFSNFNTLEKIPKNGNFYYINFKHNLPPQCEIIMRFEVIKVQVRSFEFEFDIDRGILLGSGIFVQKRNYISQGDDEFMYKYTPSLLIDIVLPDTSMPFNVIAISTCVIMLFFGFIFKLTAKEETRYI; encoded by the exons ATGAAAGGCGTGAAACGCATTTGCCTCGCCATTCTAAGCTTTATTTCCTTGGCAAATTCACACGTGATAGATGAGAGTATCCATCTACTGCCCCTagataataatttactaCATGTGAAGCTAAAACTGATTGTTAATGGAAAAAGTTATAAGGAAAATTTCCTCCCCATAAATGTGCTGAAAATACTAAACTATGTAAAGTCACTGAAGATTAACATAAAAAGAGGCGTTTACAGGAATTATTACAACAACAAATATTTGGACAATTACCCCTTTGGCTTTACCCTTGCAGTCGAACTGAAAGAAAGGCAAAAGGATAGCGACTATTAtagagaaaaggaaaagggtgAATTTTCAAAAGATGAAATGTTTCTCTTACGACAATTAATGAACGACATTTGGTCTATCACAGGTATCGCAACGAACCtcataaaaatcaaaaatttgataaaagttcataatgaaatatttgcatttttaccTGATGAAAGTATATGTATTGAACATTTTTCTCTGCTTAAAAAACTATACCCATGTAAAACCTTTGGTGGGTTATTTAATGCACTAAGCCCTACCTACTTAATATCAAAACGGATGAGCAACATAGGGTTTGAGCTACATGACAACAATGAAAATTTACTAGTCCTTTATGTAGACTACATTACAGAACATGATCACAAAAAAGACGTGAATGTTGTAGACTTGATAAACAGTAAATACAATCCGAATGAATGTCCATTAGTTGACAGAACTGCGATacttgtgaaaaaaaaggaagaaaatgtcGTTTCAACAgttttcgaaaaatatgGAACTATCAATTTAGTGTATGATAATATAAACTTATACAACATTGTGCAGAATGGAAAACCCAATATTTTAGAGGAATACATAAATGTGCGCATTCTTAAGGAAGAAGTAAACAGCATGATTACTGCAGACATAAGAAAGAAACAAAGTTCATTGCTCTAtgtatttcaaaatttgaacACAAAAAGTAACagcgattttttatttgttgatAAATTGCCCTATTATTTATCTCCCTTGAAACACACGATGATGATTCAAGGGAGGGGTCCTGTAGAAAATAGCCAAACGAACGAAAATTGtaatttcaccttttttggGTATAATGcaatcaaaaattttaacattaaATTTAGCAATTTTAACACTCTTGAGAAAATACccaaaaatggaaacttCTACTACATTAATTTTAAGCACAATTTGCCCCCACAGTGTGAAATAATAATGAG GTTCGAAGTAATCAAAGTGCAAGTCCGATCATTCGAGTTTGAATTTGACATAGATAGAGGCATTTTGCTAGGAAGCGGGATATTTGTGCAAAAGAGAAATTACATCTCACAAGGAGATGACGAGTTTATGTACAAATACACCCCCTCGCTCTTGATAGATATAGTCTTGCCAGACACAA GTATGCCTTTTAACGTTATAGCCATCTCCACATGTGTCATCATGCTGTTTTTTGGGTTCATATTTAAGCTCACGGCCAAGGAAGAAACAAGATATATTtag
- a CDS encoding hypothetical protein (putative) translates to MSIENNLESCLKIASQYITDFKYSKFFVNGNYTTLCENVLKNRLSIKNILTEFHKKCYQPRNMSLTILLGNKVNTADHYNMKDVENMVAHIFGKIKNESYPIDGDVIKKQINRMESERVNFNGKKDNYNDANFIYMEGRDEKEAAFVQSMNELHYSLDLNQKSRYVEIIKKEEWGDQLYLYWSSKTNAELCKKIEEFGSMTFLREIFSDFRRNGFYYKISVENKYVYDLEVTSICNKYYLNFGILVKLTQSGKSNLAHLIHICNVFVNEISKLFDRDSLDKGISKYILDYYREKALVTDLNFNSDNVNVSIDDLVIYSNRLLVHADDPSSLLTIHSLIEDKHKNDFRNHIKITSLVGSLIRNDNLNIINVVDAFSLTNQGQIPNTTITYALGENPYLVGQGGVTNDVNIALPEIKVCPFNSFDNNNALHEESFFCVPYNNKENFEFSDTKPMFVSEENKNEFRASVLYSMPCLIKSSYGYNIYFKRGLTDASKVKADFIFYFPSEKITFYEAIFSRIHIIILRKKIKLFLTDYASCSVNVHIKRNAESYSVHVDTNSYHFSELFSKLGDLLSVKETPSKEEFADAYDELNMYVRSSRKLGAGNSLKIMHSLFNQYEPTDKEMDDLLSAYFFYPSYTDYTKYVVDFFHRNYVSIFIYGNIAMTTEKENENATSYTDQNADNGGSGVPNSRRHNVNDNTNASATVSVNGNGGWHRSSLMLYAEENNKGSASQWEERDNRLNAQEKLGEQAFAPDSIQISHNGVGIEYLVNLSESFIKKVTNGVVRRSESTYYTSKLVHNEDVEINIPNMSQNGSSSIIVSYTIESESMLSDVLINIIVDLISSDFVKVSKLRYNDGNMVEVKPFFTRYGLSGLLFVIQSFDKDVEKLEAHICTFVKYVIFQLMNIGMSDMVKKLESMKEYYIINNTIFTFDQEYASITDQLTSGMECFDKKYKIIKIFDELINCPKIILNKMNAILKNSKKAIFKEYKADHASSSKSDQVDNENSYMCNYSHKVPAKLSSVQLAANSRLAKKKQPKERTLRNDTFRMSKLRKMENFINVSNFVQIKSKGFFQYVIDYFRGNVNSPLNDNNYLDFKSCDEEMSKRNFRVFYNFANDVNKIREYFLLKFSSDKEIREKCSVDYEEIRQYCSEH, encoded by the coding sequence atgtctATAGAAAATAATCTTGAATCTTGCCTGAAAATTGCTAGTCAGTACATCACAGATTTTAAGTATTCGAAATTTTTCGTCAATGGAAATTACACCACCTTGTGCGAAAACGTTTTAAAGAATAGgctaagcataaaaaacattttgactgaatttcataaaaaatgttatcaGCCAAGAAATATGTCACTAACAATACTGCTAGGAAACAAGGTAAATACTGCCGATCACTACAACATGAAAGATGTTGAAAATATGGTTGCCCACATATTtggaaagataaaaaatgagagctACCCCATTGATGGGGATGTTATaaagaaacaaattaatCGTATGGAATCAGAAAGGGTAAATtttaatgggaaaaaagacAATTACAATGATGCAAATTTCATCTACATGGAGGGGCGAGATGAAAAGGAAGCTGCGTTTGTCCAATCTATGAATGAGCTTCATTACTCGCTTGATTTAAACCAGAAGAGCAGGTATGTtgaaatcataaaaaaagaagaatggGGGGATCAACTTTACCTATACTGGAGCTCCAAAACTAATGCTGAGTTGTGTAAAAAGATTGAAGAGTTTGGATCAATGACATTTTTACGTGAAATATTTTCTGACTTCAGAAGGAACggattttattataaaatatctgtggaaaataaatatgtctATGATTTGGAGGTTACCAGCATATGTAACAAATACTACTTGAATTTCGGAATATTGGTAAAATTAACACAAAGTGGGAAAAGTAACCTCGCTCATTTGATACACATATGCAACGTGTTCGTTAACGAAATAAGCAAATTATTTGATCGTGATAGTTTAGATAAAGGTATAAGTAAATACATCCTTGACTATTACAGGGAGAAGGCATTGGTCACCGATTTGAATTTTAACAGTGATAATGTTAATGTAAGCATTGATGATTTAGTAATTTATTCGAACAGACTGCTAGTTCACGCTGATGACCCATCTTCCCTTTTAACCATTCATAGTTTAATTGAAGACAAGCATAAAAATGACTTTCGCAATCACATTAAAATAACAAGTTTGGTAGGATCTCTAATTAGaaatgataatttaaatattataaacgTTGTAGATGCATTCAGCTTAACAAACCAGGGTCAAATTCCGAACACTACCATAACGTATGCTTTAGGGGAAAATCCATATTTGGTTGGTCAAGGGGGAGTTACAAACGATGTAAATATTGCACTTCCAGAAATAAAAGTTTGCCCTTTCAACAGCTTTGACAATAACAACGCTTTACATGAAGAATCATTTTTCTGTGTCCCATACAACAATAAAGAAAACTTTGAATTTTCAGACACTAAACCAATGTTTGTGTCTGAGGAAAATAAGAATGAGTTCAGAGCTAGCGTTTTGTATAGCATGCCTTGTTTGATTAAATCATCCTACGGgtacaatatttattttaaaagaggTCTAACAGATGCTTCAAAAGTAAAAGCggatttcattttttatttcccttctGAAAAGATTACTTTTTATGAAGCTATTTTTTCCCGTATACACATTAtaattttgaggaaaaaaataaaactctTCCTCACTGATTATGCTAGCTGTTcggtaaatgtacatatcaAGCGGAACGCAGAATCGTACAGTGTACACGTGGACACTAACAGCTATCATTTCTCAGAATTGTTTAGCAAACTAGGGGACCTTTTATCAGTGAAAGAAACCCCCTCCAAAGAAGAATTTGCCGATGCTTATGATGAGTTAAATATGTACGTGAGAAGTAGCAGAAAATTGGGAGCAGGAAATTcgttaaaaattatgcattCCTTATTTAACCAATATGAGCCAACGGACAAAGAAATGGATGACCTTTTAAGCGCATACTTCTTTTATCCCTCATATACGGATTACACCAAATATGtagttgatttttttcatagAAATTATGttagcatatttatatatggaaATATTGCAATGACGACGGAAAAGGAGAACGAAAATGCAACTAGCTACACTGACCAGAATGCTGACAATGGGGGCAGCGGCGTTCCGAATAGCAGGAGGCATAATGTTAATGATAATACTAATGCTAGTGCTACTGTTAGTGTTAATGGCAATGGGGGTTGGCACAGATCTAGTCTGATGCTTTACGCCGAGGAGAATAATAAAGGCAGTGCCTCACAGTGGGAGGAACGAGATAACAGGCTGAACGCGCAAGAAAAGCTCGGAGAACAGGCGTTTGCACCAGATTCCATTCAAATATCTCACAACGGGGTAGGGATAGAATACTTAGTTAACCTGTCGGAGTCATTCATAAAGAAAGTGACCAATGGAGTTGTAAGACGAAGCGAGTCCACGTACTACACGAGCAAGTTAGTTCATAATGAAGatgtagaaataaatatCCCCAATATGTCTCAAAATGGGAGCAGTTCAATAATAGTGTCCTACACAATCGAATCAGAAAGTATGTTAAGCGATGTTTTAATTAACATTATCGTTGATTTAATATCATCCGACTTTGTTAAAGTTTCTAAACTAAGATATAATGATGGTAACATGGTTGAAGTAAAACCATTTTTCACGCGCTATGGGTTAAGTGGATTGCTTTTTGTTATTCAGAGTTTTGACAAGGATGTTGAAAAACTGGAGGCACATATATGCACCtttgtaaaatatgtgaTATTTCAACTGATGAACATTGGAATGTCTGATATGGTGAAAAAGCTGGAATCCATGAAGGAGTATTATATCATAAATAACACCATATTTACGTTCGACCAAGAGTATGCATCCATAACGGATCAGCTAACCTCTGGAATGGAGTGCtttgacaaaaaatacaaaattataaaaatattcgatgaattaattaattgccccaaaataattttgaataaaatgaacgctattttaaaaaactccAAGAAGGCAATTTTTAAGGAATATAAAGCAGATCACGCGTCTTCTAGCAAAAGCGACCAAGTTGACAATGAGAACTCATACATGTGCAATTATTCCCACAAGGTGCCTGCGAAATTGTCAAGTGTGCAACTGGCAGCGAATTCTCGGTTGGCTAAGAAAAAGCAACCAAAAGAGAGAACTTTGCGCAATGACACATTTAGGATGAGCAAATtacgcaaaatggagaatttCATTAATGTGTCAAATTTCGTTCAGATAAAAAGCAAAGGGTTCTTTCAGTACGTTATCGATTATTTTAGGGGTAACGTGAACTCGCCCTTGAATGACAACAATTATCTCGACTTTAAAAGCTGCGACGAAGAAATGTCCAAAAGGAACTTCCGCgtattttacaattttgccaATGacgtaaataaaataagggAGTACTTTCTCCTTAAGTTTTCCAGTGATAAAGAAATTAGGGAGAAGTGCTCCGTAGATTATGAAGAAATTAGACAGTATTGCAGTGAACACTAA
- a CDS encoding hypothetical protein (putative) yields the protein MTLKNEYAGFCFHRNKISKIDRIDGDISAEQFYLDYILKRKPCLLSSECVIKNRCSIDLKYLRENIENVPVELEQKISNSFGIGEKKKMKFHDFLSLLEEGNTDYYLNTQYIKESAYCPSDFCNALTRQMINFLPKRLEIMGNLEIYQYNVWLGNNSDEDLKTFLHHDYHDNLYVLLKGYTCFSVLYAFLLFY from the exons AtgactttaaaaaatgagtacGCGGG GTTCTGCTTCCACAGAaacaaaataagcaaaattgACAGAATCGATGGAGACATAAGCGCTGAGCAGTTTTATCTGGACTACAtcttaaaaagaaaaccgTGTCTACTGAGCAG tgaatGCGTAATCAAAAACAGGTGCAGCATCGacttaaaatatttgagggaaaatatagaaaatgtCCCTGTCGAATTAGAACAAAAGATTTCAAATTCGTTCGGGAtaggcgagaaaaaaaaaatgaaatttcatGACTTCTTGTCATTATTAGAGGAAGGAAATACGGATTATTACTTAAATACACAGTATATAAAAGAAAGTGCATATTGCCCCTCTGACTTCTGTAACGCGTTAACTCGGCAGATGATAAATTTTCTGCCAAAGAGACTGGAAATAATGGG CAACTTGGAAATTTACCAGTACAACGTATGGCTGGGAAACAACTCAGATGAAGATTTAAAAACGTTTCTGCACCATGATTACCACGACAACTTATATGTACTACTAAAAGGTTATACATGCTTCTCCGTGCTCTAcgccttcctccttttctatTAA